Proteins encoded within one genomic window of Triticum urartu cultivar G1812 unplaced genomic scaffold, Tu2.1 TuUngrouped_contig_4539, whole genome shotgun sequence:
- the LOC125527972 gene encoding uncharacterized protein LOC125527972: MEEMVTSAVVQEAVSGAVSFLFSSRGEKASQEELIERMEMAHMRLNLALERTRMMPITIMTLFCLKKKLKDVSEECGDLLSRARGRQQMVPSLRRKIMHTVLPSFIVPDQDLLSSSVVGRFERFVKEAGRFVRDVESGCSLSHYRFLSSPIRHLLQGKGLRYDMVRGSKAFSLGISTDSVEEYGRVAWLCFHYKDRKAPLKTCRLVVALRLYESTNIVGITAKCLRSLGPQFKSLVEDATGELSHLPTQDVSYFDSVWCEGLVELTTESIPDPFCCIANGLSKPCASNIISSELTGRFPQEVMSVTFCSCFSASEYCSRSSTDEARINAIKAWPPLQMEVIFLPHISDEFPDGSSLHQKEEQIQTEAIDCFINQPGMTDYRMHWFSAHGYVSFSVSKPIAKTRRASKRRR; this comes from the coding sequence ATGGAGGAAATGGTAACATCAGCAGTTGTGCAGGAGGCTGTGAGCGGAGCTGTCTCCTTCCTGTTCAGCAGCCGCGGCGAAAAGGCGTCCCAGGAGGAACTCATTGAGAGGATGGAGATGGCGCACATGAGATTGAATTTGGCGCTCGAGAGGACCAGGATGATGCCCATCACTATCATGACGTTGTTTTGCCTGAAGAAGAAGTTGAAGGATGTCTCCGAGGAGTGCGGTGATCTGCTCAGCAGGGCGAGGGGTCGTCAGCAAATGGTACCCTCTTTACGCAGAAAGATTATGCATACTGTGCTGCCCTCTTTCATTGTCCCAGATCAAGATTTGCTGAGTAGCTCTGTTGTTGGAAGATTTGAGCGGTTTGTCAAGGAAGCCGGCAGGTTTGTCAGGGACGTGGAGTCTGGATGTTCACTTTCTCACTACAGGTTTCTCAGTTCTCCCATCAGACATCTTCTTCAAGGCAAGGGTCTGCGCTATGACATGGTGCGAGGAAGCAAGGCTTTCTCACTTGGTATATCCACGGATTCTGTGGAAGAGTATGGTAGAGTCGCATGGCTATGTTTTCATTACAAAGATCGCAAGGCGCCACTTAAAACTTGTCGACTGGTGGTGGCTCTAAGACTATACGAAAGCACAAACATAGTTGGAATTACCGCAAAATGTTTGCGGTCACTTGGGCCTCAATTCAAGTCTTTGGTTGAAGATGCAACTGGGGAACTCTCCCATTTACCCACACAAGACGTTTCATATTTCGATTCAGTATGGTGCGAAGGCTTGGTTGAATTGACTACAGAGTCGATTCCAGACCCATTTTGTTGCATAGCTAATGGGCTCAGCAAGCCTTGTGCCAGCAATATCATCTCATCTGAGTTAACCGGCAGATTTCCACAAGAAGTTATGTCAGTTACTTTTTGCAGCTGTTTTTCAGCTTCCGAGTACTGCTCGCGGAGCTCAACTGATGAAGCGCGTATAAACGCCATAAAGGCCTGGCCACCTCTACAGATGGAAGTTATCTTCTTGCCTCATATCTCGGATGAATTCCCGGACGGGAGTAGCTTACACCAAAAGGAGGAGCAAATACAAACAGAGGCAATTGATTGTTTCATCAATCAACCTGGTATGACGGACTACCGTATGCATTGGTTCTCGGCACATGGTTATGTATCCTTTTCTGTTTCGAAGCCGATCGCCAAAACTAGGAGGGCCTCAAAGAGAAGGCGGTAG